In the Leptolyngbya sp. BL0902 genome, TGGAAGCGCAAGGCCGAAGCCTACTTGATTGAATCGGGCCTCGACTACACCATCGTTCGAGCGGGGGGGCTACAGGATCAACCGGGGGGCCAGCGAGAGCTTTTGGTGGGCAAAGACGACCGGATGCTGGTCCATCCTCCCGATGGCATTCCCACCTCCATTCCCCGTGCAGATGTGGCCGAGGTCGTAGTTCAGGCGTTGCTCGCACCGAATGCCCGGAATAAAGCCTTTGATGTCATCTCTAAGCCCGAAGGAACCCCTGGAGCCGTTGTCACCAAGGACTTTCAAGCGTTGTTTGAGCAGACAACACCAGGGTTGTAAGGCCAACGTCAAGCTTTTAGATACCCCAATGACTCCAGTTGTAGGGCACGGACAGGGGACAAATCGGGGTATCTCAGCAGAGCATCAATCGTACAGACGACAGCGGCTAAAGTCGATAGGTGGCCCCGTCGAGCAGGACACCAGACAGCGCCCTGCCTCTAGGGCATCCTGACTAGTCGCGTAGGTTTCGCCATCGGTGAGGGCCGCAAGTTCTGGGGTAATCACCCAGCAGCAAAAGCCTGTCGTGCGGCGATGAGTCACCGCCACCATCCAGTCCGGGAAGGCGATACATTCAGTCACGGTGGGCTGGGCCATGGCTACCCTCTACAGTGGGAGGTTCAATCTCAGCGATGTTGTCCAGTGGGGATAACGACCCCTTGCAATTTGAAACAAGTGTACTAAACTAATACTCCAAAGACAACGGTTCAGGGGTCTTGTTCTTTACACCCAGGGAATTATGGCAGGCCGGAAAAGCAGCAAGTCAGCGGACGACACCACCCAGCCCACACCAGAGCAGGTCGAGAAAGCCAAAGCACTCACGATGGTGCTGAATCAGATTGAGCGCAACTTTGGTAAAGGATCCATCATGCGCCTGGGCGATGCGGCCCGCATGAAGGTCGAAACCATCCCCACCGGAGCCTTGACCCTCGACCTAGCCCTCGGTGGGGGTCTACCCAAGGGACGCATCATCGAAATCTATGGCCCAGAAAGTTCGGGTAAGACGACGGTGGCCCTGCATGTGTTGGCCGAAGTGCAAAAGATGGGTGGTGTCGCGGCCTTTGTCGATGCCGAACACGCTCTCGACCCGATCTATGCGGCGGCTCTGGGGGTGAATGTGGATGAACTGCTGGTGTCTCAGCCCGACACTGGGGAAATGGGCCTGGAGGTGGTCGATCAACTGGTGCGGTCATCGGCCATTGATGTCGTGGTGGTGGATTCGGTGGCGGCCCTGGTGCCCCGTGCGGAGATTGAAGGGGAGATGGGGGATGCCCATGTGGGCCTCCAGGCTCGATTGATGAGCCAAGCCCTGCGGAAGATTACCGGGAGCATTGGCAAGTCGCAATGTACGGTGATTTTCCTCAACCAACTGCGTCAGAAGATTGGCATCTCCTACGGCAACCCCGAAGTCACGACCGGAGGTAATGCCCTCAAGTTCTATGCCTCGGTGCGCCTCGACATTCGCCGCATCCAAACCCTGAAAAAAGGCACCGAAGAGTACGGGATTCGTGCCAAGGTGAAGGTCGCCAAAAACAAGGTGGCCCCGCCCTTCCGCATCGCTGAGTTTGACATTCTCTTTGGTCAGGGCATCTCTAGCCTAGGCTGTTTGGTGGATCTGGCTGAACAGCAGGGCGTCATCGTTCGTAAAGGCGCTTGGTACAGCTACGAGGGCGACAACGTGGGCCAGGGCCGGGACAACACCATTCAGCGCTTGCTTGAGGATGCCGAGTTTGCCCAAAAGGTCGAGGCCCAGGTGCGAGAGAAGTTGGAGATCAACGGCGGGGTGGCCACTGGAGATCTAGAGATTGACGTTGAGGATGAAGACGAAGCCTACCTGGACGAAGACGAGTAGGGATTTGGCCTCAGCCCTGGTTAATGGCCCCCCTGTGCTCGCTACTCGCGGATGGCAGGGGGGATTCATGGTTGCCCAAGGGCCAACAGAACCCGGTGCTAGGCCCTAAGGCGATGTTCTAGCGCTCACACGCTTGCTTGAGGCTCGCAGCAAACTCTTCAAAGGATGGGGTCAAGTCAGGAAGCCTACGGCCTAACAAGGGTTCGAGGACTCCGCTAAACACTTCAGTCATGTAGAACTCGGTCGTGCCATCGGGTTGTGGGGTCAGGGTAATCGTGCGATCCCCCCTAAATAAGTTAAGCGGTAGGCCACCACTCAACGTGAAGGTTTTGGGTCGAACCAGGGTCTTGACCGTCAGTGCCATAGAGCGTTGGGGCTTAGATTGGGTAAAGAGTTGCAGCACTTCACCCTGGGCAAACTGACCTTCCAGGCGATGGATGCCCGTCGCCCACTCTGAATAGCGATTGGCATCGGTCAGCACAGACCAGATGACGTCGGGGGGACAGGCAATGTTGATGCGCGCCGAAAAAGTTTTCATGGTGACTGTGGCATGGCAATAGACTCCATGATTGATCCTAATCTCGCCAACCACGGGGTATCCGTGCTCTATGCTCCGTTTGGTCAAGC is a window encoding:
- the recA gene encoding recombinase RecA — translated: MVLNQIERNFGKGSIMRLGDAARMKVETIPTGALTLDLALGGGLPKGRIIEIYGPESSGKTTVALHVLAEVQKMGGVAAFVDAEHALDPIYAAALGVNVDELLVSQPDTGEMGLEVVDQLVRSSAIDVVVVDSVAALVPRAEIEGEMGDAHVGLQARLMSQALRKITGSIGKSQCTVIFLNQLRQKIGISYGNPEVTTGGNALKFYASVRLDIRRIQTLKKGTEEYGIRAKVKVAKNKVAPPFRIAEFDILFGQGISSLGCLVDLAEQQGVIVRKGAWYSYEGDNVGQGRDNTIQRLLEDAEFAQKVEAQVREKLEINGGVATGDLEIDVEDEDEAYLDEDE
- a CDS encoding SRPBCC domain-containing protein; this encodes MKTFSARINIACPPDVIWSVLTDANRYSEWATGIHRLEGQFAQGEVLQLFTQSKPQRSMALTVKTLVRPKTFTLSGGLPLNLFRGDRTITLTPQPDGTTEFYMTEVFSGVLEPLLGRRLPDLTPSFEEFAASLKQACER